One segment of Anastrepha obliqua isolate idAnaObli1 chromosome 3, idAnaObli1_1.0, whole genome shotgun sequence DNA contains the following:
- the LOC129240934 gene encoding solute carrier family 22 member 3-like gives MDPSVMHKDQYDLPASGQPNTQAHIEVSAMYEKDEENSSLDEILLRIGQFGRFQLMILSLICVAMLFSAMFSVTYVFTAGTVTRRCKVPECDTASSAYEEPWTQFTIPTKSNGLDQCYRYASNYTTNQTLTTTPADESLGLCYAHNFDNSTTERCSDNDFIFRDKEVTIANEFGIYCGAEWKLTMVGTFGNVGQFVGIPLGGYVSDRFGRRTALAFGGFFSGILGLIRSFSPNYTTFVIFEFLDNMASSPMYSTCFIVGIELVGPKRRVVACSIVTIFYAIGEILLAVVAKYFQNWRLILRIIYTPAVICIGFIWILPESIRWLLSQAKDEEVKSILTRAARINKRQLSDNSLDKLILANRAKLATATGGKFPIKEAFKKLTWRIINCSFCWIVIVLVYYGISLNAVLLDGDKYNNFMFIALVEIPGFFLPFLIMDRYGRRYSLCGTMLISGICCLTTTFLPTDAFGWRLTLFLIGKFMITTAFQILYFFTSEIFPTNVRNSLLCVCSMVGRVGSMLAPQTPLLAKYDENAPAILFAISAITSGILALLFPETTNIVLPTTMHDAHNIGVKQPKNKTEVNSSNNANS, from the exons ATGGATCCCTCTGTGATGCATAAAGATCAGTATGATTTACCGGCGAGTGGCCAGCCCAACACGCAGGCGCATATCGAAGTGAGCGCTATGTACGAGAAGGATGAGGAAAACTCCAGTCTCGATGAAATACTTCTACGAATTGGCCAATTTGGCCGCTTTCAGCTGATGATACTTTCGTTGATTTGCGTGGCGATGTTGTTCAGTGCGATGTTTTCGGTTACGTACGTCTTTACTGCGGGTACTGTTACACGCAG GTGTAAAGTTCCAGAATGTGACACGGCCTCAAGCGCATACGAAGAGCCCTGGACCCAATTCACCATTCCCACAAAAAGTAACGGATTAGATCAATGTTATCGCTATGCGAGTAACTATACCACCAACCAAACACTCACCACCACTCCCGCCGATGAGTCACTAGGACTTTGCTATGCACACAATTTCGATAACAGCACGACAGAACGATGCTCGGACAACGATTTCATATTTCGCGATAAGGAAGTGACTATTGCGAATGAG TTCGGTATTTACTGCGGCGCTGAATGGAAATTAACGATGGTCGGCACATTTGGCAATGTAGGTCAATTTGTTGGTATACCCTTAGGCGGTTACGTCTCAGATCG CTTTGGCCGGCGCACGGCGCTCGCATTTGGTGGTTTCTTCAGCGGCATTTTGGGTCTCATACGCTCATTTTCACCCAACTACACTACGTTTGTAATTTTCGAGTTTCTCGATAATATGGCATCGAGTCCGATGTACTCCACATGCTTCATTGTAGGCATTGAGTTGGTCGGTCCCAAGCGTCGTGTCGTCGCCTGCAGCATCGTCACCATTTTCTATGCTATCGGCGAGATTTTATTAGCAGTTGTGgcaaagtattttcaaaattggcgtCTCATATTGCGTATTATTTACACGCCCGCTGTAATATGCATTGGATTTATCTGGATATTACCCGAGAGTATACGTTGGCTGCTGAGCCAGGCTAAGGATGAGGAAGTCAAGAGCATACTGACGCGTGCAGCCAGAATAAATAAACGTCAACTTTCCGATAATTCGCTGGATAAATTGATTTTGGCGAATCGCGCGAAATTAGCAACAGCAACGGGTGGTAAATTTCCCATCAAGGaagcattcaaaaaattaacttgGCGCATCATAAATTGCTCATTTTGTTGGATTGTCATTGTGTTGGTCTACTATGGCATCAGTTTGAATGCGGTACTCTTGGATGGTGACAAGTACAACAACTTTATGTTTATTGCGCTCGTGGAGATACCCGGATTCTTTTTGCCTTTTCTTATAATGGATCGTTATGGCCGGAGATATTCGCTATGCGGCACAATGTTGATAAGCGGAATTTGTTGTTTGACTACGACATTTCTACCGACTG atgcttttggatggcgcttAACGCTCTTCCTAATTGGAAAATTTATGATTACGACAGcctttcaaatattatatttcttcaCATCGGAAATATTTCCAACAAATGTTCGAAACAGTTTGCTCTGTGTTTGTTCGATGGTTGGGCGTGTGGGTTCAATGTTGGCGCCACAAACACCGTTACTG GCTAAATATGACGAGAACGCTCCGGCAATATTATTTGCTATTTCCGCGATTACCAGCGGCATTTTGGCACTACTCTTTCCCGAAACGACAAATATTGTGCTGCCAACAACAATGCATGATGCACACAACATTGGGGTGAAACAGccgaaaaataaaacagaagtgAATTCTAGTAATAATGCAAATTCATGA